A stretch of DNA from Synechococcus sp. MU1617:
CTTGAGCCACGGGGTGAAGGCCGCTGGCTCTGTCTGGCCCGCCCTGCCAAGCGCATGCGGCCCGGCGACAGCCTCACCATTGATGGCACCTCGATCAGCTTGAAGGTGCTCGCGGAAGATCCCGCCAGTGGTGGACGGGTGGTGCAGTTCCCCAGTGATTGCAGGGATGCCGAAACCATTGAGGGCCTGCTCAATGACGTGGGCGAAGTTCCTTTACCGCCCTATATCGAACGGCACGATCCCAGCGACAGCCAGCGTTATCAGACCCGCTACGCCGATCGCCCCGGTGCGGTGGCTGCCCCGACGGCGGGGTTGCACTTCAGCGATGAACTACTGGCGGGCTTGCAGCAGAAAGGGGTGGAGCTGGCCCGGATCACTCTGCATGTGGGCCTCGGTACCTTTCGCCCCGTTGAGACGGAAGACCTCACCGCCTTGGAGTTGCACAGTGAATGGGTTGATGTCAGCCCCGCTGTGGTGAAGGCGGTGCAGGCTTGCCGAGGTCGTGTGATTGCGGTGGGCACCACCAGTGTTCGAGCTCTGGAGGGAGCCGCTCAAGCGCATGGCGGTGTTCTGAAGCCCTACACGGGGCCGGTGGATCTGGTAATTCAGCCGGGTTATCAGTTCAAGGTGATTCAAGCCCTGCTGACCAACTTTCATCTGCCCAAAAGCTCCCTGCTGCTGTTGGTGAGTGCCCTTATTGGCCGGGAAACTCTGCTGAAGCTCTATGCCGAAGCGATCGAGAGGAGTTACCGCTTTTTCTCCTATGGCGATGCCATGTGGATTGATGCGGCGGCGGTTCAGCCCCAGGCCCGCCCACCGGCACGTTGAGGCCTGAACGGTGATGCCATAAAAAAAGCCCCGTCAAGGACGGGGCTCCAGATCTGACTGCTGGAAACGATCAGGCTGTGACGGGTTGCTCGATGATGCCGGTCGGCACCTCGGCGAACATCACTGAGGAGAGATAACGCTCAGCCAGGTCGGGCAGCACCACCACGATGGTTTTACCGGCGTACTCATCTTTCTCCGCCAGACGAATGGCGGCAGCGGCAGCGGCACCGCAAGAGATGCCCACCAACAGGCCTTCCTCCTGGGCCAGGCGCAGAGCCATGGCGACGGACTCCTCGTTGGTCACCTGCTCCACCTTGTCGACCACGGAGAGGTCGAGGTTTTTGGGGATGAAGCCGGCACCGATGCCCTGAATCTTGTGGGGACCGGGCTTGACGGCCTCACCGTTCATGGTCTGGGTGATCACCGGGCTGTTGGTCGGTTCAACGGCCACGGCTTCGATCGCCTTGCCCGCTTCATTTTTGATGTAGCGGGAGACGCCGGTGATGGTGCCACCGGTGCCGACGCCGGCCACCAGCACATCAATGGCGCCATCGCAGTCGTTCCAGATTTCAGGACCGGTGGTCTTGAAGTGGATCTCGGGGTTGGCGGGATTGTCGAACTGACCGGGCATGAAGTATTTGGCCGGATCGCTTTCCGCGATTTCCTTGGCCTTGGCAATCGCACCGGGCATGCCCTTGGCGGCTTCGGTGAGGATCAGTTCAGCCCCGAGCACGGCCATCACCCGACGCCGCTCGATCGACATCGACTCGGGCATCGTCAGGATCAGCTTGTAACCCCGGGCAGCGGCGGTGAATGCCAGAGCGATGCCGGTGTTGCCGGAGGTGGGCTCAACAATCACCTTGCCCTTGGTGAGCTTTCCGCTTTTTTCAGCGTCCCAGATCATGTTGGCGCCGATCCGGCACTTGACGCTGTACGCGGGGTTGCGCCCCTCAACCTTGGCCAGCACGGTGGCCTTGCAGTTTTTGGTGACGTTGTTCAGCTTGACCAGCGGGGTGTTGCCGATGGCCTGACTGTTGTCGTCGTAAATGCGGGACATGGAGCTGATGTAGAGGGGCCCGAAGTAAACAAACTAATGATCAAAAGCCTCTCCTCATCCTGTTGTTAAGGGCTTTTTCAGAGTCTCACCGGTCTCTCAGTCAGCAAACGCTTGCGTAAACCGCATCCACAGCGCGTCGGGGTCTTCCAGACCCACCGAAACTCGCAGCAGATGAGCCGGCACGCCGCACTGTTCTGCCCAGCTCAGTTCGTCGTAGTGGGCCAGCTGGGTGTAAGGGCAAACCAGGCTGAAATCGGTGCCAAGGCTGGGGCCTTTGCTGATCCGAAGCGCGTCGTAAACCCGCTTGGTCTGCTCTTGGCCTCCCTTCAGTTCAAAGGAGAGCAGGCAGCCATGGCCAGCTCCTTTTCGCATCAGAGCACGGAAGTTGGGGCAGCTTTTCGGATGCAGCACCCGTCGCACGGCTGGGTGGGCCTCGAGCCGTTCCGCCAGTACCAGCGCGTTGGCATCGAGTTGTGGAACCCGCTGGAGCACATCCCGGCTGGCAATCTCCAGGGCGATGGCATCGGCATCGCTAAGCGGGGCGATGGCTGAAACCGCCGCCCGCAGGGAGGCCGCCCACGGCGATTGCGGACTCACCAGCACACTGCCGGCCATCACATCACCGCGCCCCGCGAAGCTCTTGGTGAGCGAGGTGAAGATCAGATCGGCATAGGGCAGGGCATTGAGGTTGATGCCGGTGCCGATCGTGTCATCGGCGATCACCGGAATGCCGCGGTTCCGGGCCAATGCCGACACGCCGGGCAGGTCCATGCAGCGCAGCAGCGGATTGCTCGGCAGCTCCACGATCACGGCCGCTGGCTGGAGTTGATCCAGCGCTGCTTCCACTTCGGTGAGGGTCTGCGGCTGCAACAGCTCGCCACCGTGAAACACC
This window harbors:
- the cysK gene encoding cysteine synthase A, translating into MSRIYDDNSQAIGNTPLVKLNNVTKNCKATVLAKVEGRNPAYSVKCRIGANMIWDAEKSGKLTKGKVIVEPTSGNTGIALAFTAAARGYKLILTMPESMSIERRRVMAVLGAELILTEAAKGMPGAIAKAKEIAESDPAKYFMPGQFDNPANPEIHFKTTGPEIWNDCDGAIDVLVAGVGTGGTITGVSRYIKNEAGKAIEAVAVEPTNSPVITQTMNGEAVKPGPHKIQGIGAGFIPKNLDLSVVDKVEQVTNEESVAMALRLAQEEGLLVGISCGAAAAAAIRLAEKDEYAGKTIVVVLPDLAERYLSSVMFAEVPTGIIEQPVTA
- a CDS encoding PLP-dependent transferase, with translation MSPRNLLSDPAWQGSDLGHPLPDSPHAVSVALPRWRDVVAYEEKDPACRDALQTIYPRFGLHPLIRQLVQTSELAGTTVWPYPTEAAAQAALAHCQRKAPESRSELIAVAGVTCLRSDAAASPHAKAFWQHTGLGLSSRQAAIALGKETAPSSTSGDAAREVIRKRLAGIHGVDPRQISLHPAGMAGLHAALSAIQMLRPSRPTLQLGFPYVDVLKQPRVVFHGGELLQPQTLTEVEAALDQLQPAAVIVELPSNPLLRCMDLPGVSALARNRGIPVIADDTIGTGINLNALPYADLIFTSLTKSFAGRGDVMAGSVLVSPQSPWAASLRAAVSAIAPLSDADAIALEIASRDVLQRVPQLDANALVLAERLEAHPAVRRVLHPKSCPNFRALMRKGAGHGCLLSFELKGGQEQTKRVYDALRISKGPSLGTDFSLVCPYTQLAHYDELSWAEQCGVPAHLLRVSVGLEDPDALWMRFTQAFAD
- the queA gene encoding tRNA preQ1(34) S-adenosylmethionine ribosyltransferase-isomerase QueA is translated as MPDPRDLQLSSYDYPLPSERIAQAPVEPRHSARLLMVPPHREPSLQAAHGQVWDLLEQLQPGDLLVVNDTRVLKARLAVRRSGGGLSELLVLEPRGEGRWLCLARPAKRMRPGDSLTIDGTSISLKVLAEDPASGGRVVQFPSDCRDAETIEGLLNDVGEVPLPPYIERHDPSDSQRYQTRYADRPGAVAAPTAGLHFSDELLAGLQQKGVELARITLHVGLGTFRPVETEDLTALELHSEWVDVSPAVVKAVQACRGRVIAVGTTSVRALEGAAQAHGGVLKPYTGPVDLVIQPGYQFKVIQALLTNFHLPKSSLLLLVSALIGRETLLKLYAEAIERSYRFFSYGDAMWIDAAAVQPQARPPAR